One region of Flavobacterium sp. KACC 22763 genomic DNA includes:
- a CDS encoding SusC/RagA family TonB-linked outer membrane protein has protein sequence MRNKIFYFLFFFFPMLMTAQENGIKGTVISSDDGMPLPGATVLISGTNTSSVTDFDGNFSFSSIASDAVLVVSFVGYSPQSIPVKGQKILNVTLKVDNNQLNEVVVTGYSKQKKTDITGAVAVVNMKDVMKQPEPNPIKALQGRIAGVKVSSDGSPSGGNTKVVIRGVGTLNNTDPLYVIDGMPTKSGMHELNPNDIETIQVLKDASSASIYGSRASNGVIIITTKKGKEGKMRINFSTYASFSDYSRKLDVLNANQFGQALWQANINDGLNPNSNNLRYQFDWSVNNNKPQLNKVLVPEYLDSEQTLKASNTDWYDAISQTGVANSYDLSVSNASDKGNYVFSLGYYDNEGVVKTTDFERISARMNSSYKYFDGKLVIGENFSLNRTNEVTDPGVLDPALRALPIIPVHTVDGKGWGGPVGGMNDRQNPVRLLEYNKDNKYDYLRLFGNAYADLEIIKNLHIKTSFGMDYGFYKKRTLQRSYKSGYLQNDQTSVTIDQSVSDKWTWTNTAIYSLNFGKNNLNLMAGTEMYKDTYDTNTLRKNDFLIETPDYMYPDAGTGESFTSGTSTVYSLLSYFGKADYEFDNRYLVSATIRRDGSSRFGKNNQFGTFPAVSAGWRISNESFIKDKITAISDLKLRAGWGQTGNQEISNTAVYSLYLASYAGGSPTWATSYGTAYDIAGNGNGLLPSGFIATQSGNDDLKWETTTQTNIGLDFGLFKQKLSGSIDYYIKKTDDILVLPPYLGVIGEGGNRWVNGASMENRGWEFSLGYHDETSFGLKYDISGNISANRNKITQLPDEVKNNYGGDGLDDNILGRPINSMYGYVTDGLFTSQDQVDNSAIQEGKGLGRIRYRDLNGDGAITDKDRTWIGNPNPGLLYGINLNLSYKNFDFTTFWEGATDVDVINNTKYQTDFWSVDDVGSNKGTRLLNAWSLDNPNSTIPALTTVDRNAESRFSTYYVENGSYLKLRVLQFGYSLPKELLKKLSMESFRLYISGQNLLILDAKSFTGVDPENAGFGYPQPTTFTAGLNFTL, from the coding sequence ATGAGAAATAAGATTTTTTATTTTCTATTTTTCTTTTTTCCAATGCTCATGACGGCGCAGGAAAACGGAATAAAAGGAACGGTAATTTCCTCTGATGACGGAATGCCGCTTCCTGGTGCAACAGTATTGATTTCGGGAACCAATACCAGTTCGGTAACCGATTTTGACGGGAATTTTTCCTTTTCCAGTATTGCTTCTGATGCTGTGCTTGTAGTTTCTTTTGTGGGCTATAGTCCTCAGTCGATTCCAGTTAAAGGACAGAAAATACTCAATGTAACGCTGAAAGTTGATAACAATCAATTGAATGAAGTTGTAGTGACCGGATATTCCAAACAAAAGAAAACAGATATTACCGGAGCTGTCGCTGTTGTAAACATGAAAGATGTTATGAAACAGCCGGAACCAAATCCGATTAAGGCTCTGCAGGGAAGAATTGCCGGCGTAAAAGTGTCGTCTGACGGTTCGCCAAGCGGAGGAAATACCAAAGTTGTGATTCGCGGTGTTGGAACTTTGAACAATACAGATCCGCTTTACGTTATTGACGGAATGCCGACAAAATCGGGAATGCACGAATTGAATCCTAATGATATTGAGACTATTCAGGTATTGAAAGATGCTTCATCTGCCAGCATCTACGGTTCAAGAGCTTCAAACGGCGTAATTATCATTACAACCAAAAAAGGAAAAGAAGGCAAAATGAGAATCAATTTCAGCACTTATGCTTCATTTTCCGACTATTCAAGAAAATTGGATGTGCTGAATGCCAACCAGTTTGGGCAGGCGCTTTGGCAGGCTAACATTAACGATGGATTGAATCCGAATAGCAATAATCTGCGCTATCAGTTTGACTGGTCGGTAAACAATAATAAACCGCAACTGAATAAGGTTCTGGTTCCGGAATATTTAGATAGCGAACAAACTTTAAAGGCATCAAATACAGACTGGTACGATGCCATTTCCCAAACAGGAGTTGCCAATTCTTATGATTTGTCTGTGTCAAATGCATCAGATAAAGGGAATTATGTTTTTTCATTAGGCTATTACGATAATGAAGGTGTAGTGAAAACTACTGATTTTGAAAGAATTTCTGCCAGAATGAACAGTTCATACAAATATTTTGACGGAAAATTAGTCATTGGGGAAAATTTCAGCTTAAACCGTACCAACGAAGTGACAGATCCAGGCGTTTTAGATCCGGCATTGCGAGCACTTCCAATTATTCCGGTGCATACTGTAGATGGAAAGGGATGGGGAGGACCTGTTGGAGGAATGAACGACAGACAAAATCCGGTTCGTCTTTTAGAGTATAACAAAGACAACAAATACGATTATCTGCGTCTTTTTGGCAATGCTTACGCCGATTTGGAAATCATTAAAAACCTGCACATTAAAACGAGTTTCGGAATGGATTACGGTTTTTATAAAAAACGCACACTGCAAAGAAGCTACAAATCGGGTTATCTGCAAAACGACCAGACTTCGGTTACGATTGACCAGTCTGTGAGTGACAAATGGACTTGGACCAATACTGCAATCTACAGTTTGAATTTCGGAAAAAACAATCTGAATCTGATGGCGGGAACGGAGATGTACAAAGATACGTATGATACAAATACATTGCGCAAAAATGACTTTCTGATCGAAACGCCGGATTATATGTATCCTGATGCAGGCACGGGAGAATCTTTCACCAGCGGAACTTCAACAGTATATTCTCTGCTTTCGTATTTTGGAAAAGCAGACTATGAGTTTGACAACCGTTATCTGGTTTCGGCTACCATTCGCCGTGACGGTTCTTCCCGTTTTGGTAAAAACAATCAGTTTGGAACATTTCCCGCGGTTTCTGCAGGATGGAGAATCAGCAATGAGAGTTTCATAAAAGATAAAATAACCGCTATTTCCGATTTAAAATTAAGAGCAGGATGGGGACAGACCGGTAATCAGGAAATCAGCAATACAGCAGTCTATTCGCTTTATCTGGCAAGTTACGCTGGCGGAAGCCCAACCTGGGCTACTTCTTATGGAACGGCTTACGATATTGCAGGAAACGGAAACGGATTGCTTCCTTCCGGTTTTATTGCGACGCAGTCTGGAAATGACGATTTGAAATGGGAGACCACCACGCAGACCAATATTGGTCTGGACTTTGGTCTGTTCAAACAGAAACTGAGCGGATCTATCGACTATTACATTAAAAAAACAGATGATATTTTGGTATTGCCTCCGTATTTGGGAGTTATTGGAGAAGGAGGAAACCGTTGGGTAAACGGAGCTTCAATGGAAAACAGAGGTTGGGAGTTTTCATTGGGCTATCATGATGAAACTTCTTTTGGATTGAAATATGATATTTCCGGAAACATTTCGGCAAACAGAAATAAGATTACGCAATTGCCTGATGAAGTAAAAAACAATTACGGAGGAGACGGACTTGACGATAATATTTTGGGGCGTCCGATTAATTCAATGTATGGATACGTCACTGACGGATTGTTTACAAGCCAGGATCAGGTGGATAATTCGGCAATTCAGGAAGGGAAAGGCCTTGGGAGAATCCGCTACAGAGATTTAAACGGCGACGGTGCAATTACAGATAAAGACCGCACGTGGATTGGAAACCCAAATCCGGGATTGCTGTACGGAATCAATTTGAACTTGTCTTATAAAAACTTTGATTTCACCACTTTCTGGGAAGGTGCGACAGATGTTGATGTCATCAATAACACAAAGTATCAAACAGATTTTTGGAGTGTCGATGACGTGGGGTCAAATAAAGGAACGCGCCTGCTGAATGCCTGGTCATTGGATAATCCAAATTCAACTATTCCGGCATTGACAACAGTGGACAGAAATGCAGAATCGAGATTTTCAACTTACTATGTGGAAAACGGAAGCTATTTGAAACTTAGGGTTTTACAATTTGGCTATAGCCTGCCAAAAGAATTATTGAAAAAATTAAGCATGGAAAGCTTCAGACTATACATCAGCGGTCAGAACCTATTGATTCTTGATGCGAAAAGCTTCACAGGCGTAGATCCTGAAAATGCAGGTTTTGGATATCCGCAGCCGACAACATTTACTGCCGGCCTTAATTTCACTTTATAA
- a CDS encoding glycoside hydrolase family 32 protein, protein MKSKKHLPLALYSAVLLSIAGLKPFSAAAQTAAVTVSGTAEEQMYRPNIHFTPKKGWMNDPNGMFFANGYYHLFYQHYPDGNTWGPMHWGHAISKDLIKWEELPIAIYPDKDKYIFSGSAVVDTHNASGLGTGKTAPIIAVYTLHDMIKEKEGKIDVEQQDIAFSNDNGFTWQKFEEGNPVVKNPGIRDFRDPKVSWDETNKQWIMVLAAQDRVQFYKSSNLKNWELLSDFGKNIGAHGGVWECPDFFEIKVEGTTATKWVLIVNLNPGGPNGGSGVQYFVGDFDGKTFTMDKSFAERVKNEKAVWADYGKDNYAGVTWNNVPASDGRRLFIGWMSNWDYAQQVPTTIWRSSNTIPRELQLVKKGNHYTLASKPVRELNNYAVQTIKVQNLSGKGTLKVIESGKADLTKAVISLDLKKLKQDNYTFTLSNSDGESLSFGLNNKENYLFIDRSKAGRIDFSDKFASDVSRAFLEGSQKSAAFKIILDKTSIEIFYNNGEKVMTEIFFLNKPFSALSLSSKEKIELKNGIVQVLDINKKQ, encoded by the coding sequence ATGAAATCAAAGAAACATCTCCCGTTAGCTCTTTATAGTGCCGTTTTACTGTCGATAGCAGGATTAAAACCCTTTTCTGCAGCGGCGCAAACTGCTGCTGTAACCGTATCGGGGACAGCAGAAGAACAAATGTATCGCCCAAACATTCATTTTACGCCAAAAAAAGGCTGGATGAATGATCCCAACGGAATGTTTTTCGCCAATGGCTATTACCATTTGTTTTACCAGCATTATCCAGACGGAAATACATGGGGACCAATGCACTGGGGACACGCCATTTCTAAAGATTTAATTAAATGGGAAGAATTGCCAATTGCGATTTATCCCGATAAAGACAAATATATTTTTTCTGGAAGTGCTGTTGTGGATACACACAATGCATCTGGTTTAGGAACAGGAAAAACAGCTCCGATTATTGCAGTGTATACACTGCACGATATGATAAAGGAGAAAGAAGGCAAAATAGATGTAGAACAGCAGGATATTGCTTTTTCGAATGATAACGGATTTACATGGCAGAAATTTGAGGAAGGAAATCCTGTCGTGAAAAATCCTGGAATTCGAGATTTTCGTGATCCGAAAGTTTCTTGGGATGAAACGAACAAACAATGGATTATGGTGCTGGCGGCGCAAGATAGAGTACAGTTTTACAAATCTTCTAATTTAAAGAATTGGGAGCTGCTATCTGACTTCGGAAAAAACATCGGTGCTCATGGCGGTGTTTGGGAATGTCCGGATTTCTTTGAAATAAAAGTAGAAGGAACTACAGCAACCAAATGGGTTTTAATTGTAAATCTAAATCCAGGCGGGCCAAACGGAGGTTCTGGCGTTCAGTATTTTGTTGGAGATTTTGATGGGAAAACCTTCACGATGGATAAAAGTTTCGCTGAAAGGGTAAAAAATGAAAAAGCAGTTTGGGCAGACTATGGAAAAGACAATTATGCGGGAGTAACCTGGAACAATGTGCCAGCTTCAGACGGAAGAAGATTATTTATCGGATGGATGTCAAACTGGGATTATGCGCAGCAGGTTCCCACAACAATATGGAGAAGCAGCAACACGATTCCGCGCGAATTGCAATTGGTAAAAAAAGGAAACCATTATACTTTGGCGAGTAAACCGGTAAGAGAATTAAATAATTATGCTGTCCAAACCATTAAAGTGCAAAATTTAAGCGGAAAAGGAACTCTAAAAGTAATCGAAAGCGGAAAAGCAGATTTAACAAAAGCTGTTATCAGTCTGGATTTAAAAAAACTAAAGCAGGATAATTATACTTTCACGCTTTCAAATTCAGATGGAGAATCTTTAAGTTTTGGTTTAAACAACAAGGAAAATTATTTGTTCATTGATCGTTCTAAAGCCGGAAGAATTGATTTCTCAGATAAGTTTGCTTCAGATGTAAGCAGGGCGTTTTTGGAGGGAAGCCAAAAAAGTGCCGCTTTTAAAATTATTTTGGATAAAACTTCAATTGAAATCTTTTATAATAACGGCGAAAAAGTGATGACAGAAATCTTTTTCCTAAATAAGCCATTTTCAGCTCTTTCACTTTCTTCAAAAGAGAAAATAGAATTGAAAAACGGGATTGTTCAAGTGTTGGACATTAATAAAAAGCAATAA
- a CDS encoding sugar porter family MFS transporter gives MNKILIWSVTAALAGFLFGFDTVVISGADKQLQLLWHSSDAFHGSVVMAMALWGTVVGAIFGGIPTNKLGRKKTLFWIGILYFASAIGAALANNPFVFAAFRFIGGLGVGASTIAAPAYVSEIAPADKRGRLVALYQFNIVLGILVAFISNYFLKDIGENAWRWMVGVQAIPSLVYILFIVTIPESPRWLLSKNRDEEARKVLYAIDPTANISDLIDDSRENGAAKHENIFMKKYRFPLILAFLIAFFNQFSGINAFLYYAPRIFEEAGLGQNTALLSSIGIGVTNLIFTLIGVALIDRLGRKLLMYIGSVGYIISLGLVSASFYCNWGGLSVPIFLFLFIASHAIGQGAVIWVFISEIFPNHIRASGQAFGSSVHWVLAAIIPSLIPMLFSEIGPEVVFLIFTLMMVLQLLFVIFLMPETKGIALEALSETLTKKNNHKNEIKETSPVSSL, from the coding sequence ATGAATAAGATATTGATTTGGTCTGTTACTGCTGCACTGGCAGGTTTTCTTTTTGGTTTTGATACCGTAGTTATTTCTGGAGCTGATAAGCAATTGCAGCTTCTTTGGCATTCATCTGATGCCTTTCATGGTTCAGTTGTAATGGCAATGGCTTTATGGGGAACTGTTGTTGGTGCGATATTTGGAGGAATCCCTACCAACAAATTAGGACGAAAAAAGACTTTGTTCTGGATTGGCATTTTATATTTTGCTTCGGCAATTGGGGCTGCTTTGGCCAATAATCCATTTGTGTTTGCCGCCTTTAGATTTATTGGAGGTTTAGGGGTTGGCGCTTCAACCATTGCCGCACCGGCTTATGTTTCGGAAATAGCTCCGGCTGACAAGAGAGGACGTTTGGTAGCTTTGTACCAGTTTAATATTGTATTGGGTATTTTAGTAGCTTTTATTTCTAATTATTTTTTGAAAGATATTGGAGAAAATGCTTGGAGATGGATGGTAGGCGTTCAGGCAATTCCTTCTTTGGTTTACATTCTTTTTATTGTAACGATTCCAGAAAGTCCGAGATGGCTTTTATCTAAAAACCGTGATGAAGAAGCGCGTAAAGTTTTATATGCAATTGATCCAACTGCAAATATTTCAGATTTAATCGATGACAGTCGCGAAAATGGAGCCGCTAAACATGAAAATATTTTCATGAAGAAATACCGTTTCCCTTTAATTCTGGCTTTCCTAATTGCATTTTTTAATCAGTTTTCAGGAATTAATGCATTTCTATATTATGCGCCAAGAATCTTTGAGGAAGCCGGACTGGGACAAAATACAGCATTACTGAGCAGTATCGGAATCGGAGTTACCAATCTTATTTTCACCTTAATCGGTGTGGCATTAATCGATAGATTAGGAAGAAAGCTGTTAATGTACATTGGATCTGTTGGATATATTATTTCGCTCGGATTAGTATCGGCTTCTTTTTATTGCAATTGGGGAGGATTGTCAGTTCCAATTTTCCTTTTCCTTTTTATTGCCTCGCATGCCATTGGTCAGGGCGCTGTAATTTGGGTTTTCATTTCAGAAATTTTTCCAAATCACATTCGCGCGTCGGGACAGGCATTTGGAAGTTCGGTGCATTGGGTTCTGGCTGCGATTATTCCATCTCTAATTCCAATGTTATTCTCAGAAATCGGACCGGAAGTTGTATTTCTTATTTTTACGCTGATGATGGTGTTGCAATTGCTGTTTGTAATTTTTCTGATGCCTGAAACAAAAGGAATTGCTTTGGAAGCGCTAAGTGAAACACTAACTAAAAAAAATAACCACAAAAATGAAATCAAAGAAACATCTCCCGTTAGCTCTTTATAG
- a CDS encoding substrate-binding domain-containing protein — protein sequence MYQSIKYIVLFFTVSLSLVSCKQQQGDKIKVGFSQAMSTDDWRKQMNSSIKIEASLRPEVDLTIRDANNNVEKQIEDIERFISNRVDVIIVSPIQSKPLTAVVEKSIKAGIPVLVVDRKIEGENYTAYLGADNIEIGRIAGRYIISHSKGSGNIIEITGASGSSPAYERTLGFNQIINENKRFKIVNTIKGDWEKESVKTPLKAILLQNPNVEYIFAHNDRMALSAWETAKTLGLEKKIKFIGVDALNTVNGGIELVKSGVLDGTILYPTGGNEALKLALKMHNKEAIAKNNILNTIVIDKNNAEIIENQMDKVDQQQLVIESQQSAIKVQEKEYASQNNLVRLLSFFLVIILSLTIYSIYSTISISKKKKQLEKINQTVIDQNSEIQEMAQIAARSNEAKLNFFTGLSHEFKTPITLIMSYVESLIENEKIKGTALIDEVKLIYKNSNRLLRLINQLLDFRKIEEQKFTLRACNTKIYDFTNEVMANFKGEAARRNIDFQLSCKNKSLELFIDRGLMDKVYFNLLSNAFKFTPDNGKISISIVENQDNTVKIHFKDSGIGIPDDELANVFDPFFRASNNNKNSSGIGLHLSKEFVLLHQGKIELKSKQGSEFIITLLKGSSHLKPGEIVQKVENLTSIPSLITDNLDIEPDLKETNTISGAEKHSLLIIEDSIDLVNFLKAKLSAEYQVYVSNGSDAIEQALEIVPDIIICDINLADKDGYEISRELKKDLRSSHIPIIILTAQSNKESILKGLQSGVDQYLTKPFSLSILKQSISSLLFNREKLRYYYTNNIYRVEPESKFGNQEQTFITKMNDIVTKNVENPKFSVEDLADKLGVSRVQLYRKVKAIIGINISDHINNVKLEKAAELLKSNEMNISEIAYSLGFSSPNYFSTAFKNKFGISPKEYKTSH from the coding sequence ATGTATCAATCTATAAAATATATTGTGCTGTTTTTTACAGTATCGTTAAGTTTAGTTTCCTGTAAGCAACAGCAGGGAGACAAAATTAAAGTTGGCTTTTCGCAAGCCATGAGCACAGACGATTGGCGCAAACAAATGAACAGTTCCATAAAAATTGAAGCTTCCTTGCGGCCAGAAGTAGATTTAACCATCAGAGACGCCAATAATAATGTAGAGAAGCAAATAGAAGATATCGAACGTTTTATTTCTAACAGAGTTGATGTTATTATCGTATCGCCAATCCAGTCCAAACCTTTAACGGCAGTTGTAGAAAAATCCATTAAAGCGGGAATTCCCGTTCTTGTGGTTGATCGAAAAATTGAAGGGGAAAATTATACGGCTTATCTTGGAGCCGATAATATTGAAATTGGACGAATTGCCGGCCGATACATCATCTCACACAGTAAAGGTTCCGGAAATATTATAGAAATTACCGGTGCCAGCGGATCGTCTCCGGCATATGAAAGAACGCTTGGTTTCAATCAGATCATCAATGAGAATAAACGTTTTAAGATTGTAAACACCATTAAGGGCGACTGGGAAAAAGAATCGGTTAAAACGCCTTTGAAAGCAATTCTGCTGCAAAATCCAAATGTTGAATACATTTTTGCCCATAACGACAGAATGGCTTTAAGCGCTTGGGAAACGGCTAAAACTCTTGGGCTTGAAAAGAAAATCAAGTTTATCGGTGTTGATGCTTTAAATACTGTAAATGGCGGAATTGAATTAGTGAAAAGCGGTGTGCTAGATGGTACGATTTTATATCCGACAGGTGGAAATGAAGCTTTGAAACTGGCCCTTAAAATGCATAACAAAGAAGCAATAGCCAAAAACAATATTCTCAATACTATTGTGATTGATAAAAACAATGCTGAGATTATCGAAAACCAGATGGACAAAGTCGATCAGCAGCAGCTGGTGATAGAGTCGCAGCAAAGCGCTATCAAAGTGCAGGAAAAAGAATATGCTTCGCAGAATAATCTGGTTCGGCTGCTTAGTTTTTTTCTGGTCATTATTTTAAGCTTGACGATTTACAGCATTTATTCTACGATTTCTATTTCAAAAAAGAAAAAACAGCTCGAAAAAATCAATCAGACGGTAATCGACCAGAACAGCGAGATTCAGGAAATGGCTCAGATTGCAGCTAGAAGCAATGAAGCAAAACTGAATTTCTTCACCGGACTATCGCACGAATTTAAAACGCCGATTACTTTAATAATGAGCTATGTGGAATCTTTAATTGAGAATGAGAAAATTAAAGGAACCGCCTTAATTGATGAAGTGAAACTAATCTACAAAAACTCAAACAGATTGTTACGGCTTATTAATCAGTTATTGGATTTCAGGAAAATTGAAGAACAGAAGTTTACGCTAAGAGCCTGCAATACTAAAATTTATGATTTCACAAATGAAGTAATGGCCAATTTTAAAGGCGAGGCGGCCCGACGAAATATAGATTTTCAGTTAAGCTGCAAAAACAAAAGTCTAGAACTGTTCATTGACCGAGGTTTAATGGATAAGGTTTATTTCAATCTATTGTCAAATGCCTTTAAATTCACGCCGGACAATGGGAAAATTAGTATTTCAATTGTCGAAAATCAGGATAATACTGTAAAAATTCATTTCAAAGATTCTGGAATTGGAATCCCTGACGATGAGCTTGCAAACGTGTTTGATCCTTTTTTCAGGGCATCAAATAATAATAAAAACAGCTCGGGAATCGGTTTGCATCTGTCTAAAGAATTTGTGCTTCTGCATCAGGGAAAAATCGAACTGAAATCAAAACAGGGAAGCGAGTTTATTATCACTTTATTAAAAGGCAGCAGCCATTTGAAGCCTGGCGAAATTGTTCAGAAAGTAGAGAATCTGACCAGTATTCCAAGTTTAATTACAGATAATCTTGACATTGAACCTGATTTAAAAGAAACAAACACCATTTCTGGTGCTGAGAAGCATTCGCTTTTGATTATAGAAGACAGTATAGATTTGGTTAATTTCCTAAAAGCCAAACTTTCAGCTGAATATCAAGTTTATGTATCTAACGGAAGCGATGCAATTGAACAGGCTTTAGAAATTGTCCCGGATATTATAATCTGCGACATTAATTTGGCTGATAAAGACGGTTATGAAATTAGCAGGGAACTAAAAAAAGACTTGCGTTCTTCTCATATCCCGATTATAATCTTGACAGCGCAAAGCAATAAAGAATCGATTTTGAAAGGGCTTCAGAGTGGGGTAGACCAATATTTGACAAAACCTTTCAGCCTTTCGATTTTAAAGCAATCTATTTCCAGTCTGCTTTTCAACAGGGAAAAACTGCGCTATTATTATACGAATAATATTTATCGAGTTGAACCAGAATCTAAATTCGGCAATCAGGAACAGACCTTCATTACCAAAATGAATGATATTGTTACGAAGAATGTCGAGAATCCAAAGTTTTCTGTTGAAGATTTGGCGGATAAATTGGGTGTTTCCAGAGTCCAGCTGTACAGAAAAGTTAAAGCTATTATCGGAATTAATATAAGCGACCATATCAATAATGTCAAATTAGAGAAAGCGGCGGAGCTTTTGAAGTCAAATGAGATGAATATTTCTGAGATTGCCTATTCGCTTGGATTCTCATCTCCAAACTATTTTTCTACAGCTTTTAAGAATAAATTTGGAATTTCTCCTAAAGAATATAAAACGTCCCATTAA
- the bglX gene encoding beta-glucosidase BglX yields the protein MKKQMKRYAFLLLAIYGTSYAQTKKYLDPTKPIEERISLLMKEMTLEEKVGQMNQYNGSWDVTGPKPESGSNEEKYNNIKKGWVGSMLTVRGVKEVRAVQKIAVEETRLGIPLLFGFDVIHGYKTLSPIPLAEAASWDLEAIKNSAGVAALEASASGLNWTFAPNVDISNDARWGRVMEGAGEDPYLGSKIATARVKGFQGERFDHTKIIACAKHFAGYGFVEAGRDYNSVDMSNSKLYNTVLPPFKAASDAGIRTFMNSFNTLNGIPATGNVFLQRDILKGSWGFKGFVVSDWASIAEMITHGYAADGADAAKKAALAGSDMDMESNIYVTELAKLVKNGSVKESVIDDAVRRILRVKFELGLFDDPYKYCDEAREKSDIGSKANNDDVLDMAKKSIVLLKNDKNLLPLKKSGAKIALIGALANDKNSPLGSWRIAADDNTTVSVLEGMQQYKNSALVYEKGTDVATNKQSFLDEVKVNTTDFSGFEAAKKAAKEAEIVVMVLGEIGFQSGEARSRTELALPGNQQQLLEEVYKVNPNIVLVLNNGRPLSIPWAAEHIPAIVEAWQLGTQSGNAIAQVLYGDYNPSGKLPMSFPRNVGQCPIYYNLYNTGRPTDKDNNVFWSHYSDVEKTPLYPFGYGLSYTSFDYKNLKISKPSFQKGEKIEISVDVANTGKFDGKEIVQLYINDPVASIARPVKELKGFELIELKKGETKTVQFILTDKELGFYDNDGKFLVEPGKFNIMAGWNSNNGLTGKFELK from the coding sequence ATGAAAAAGCAAATGAAACGATACGCATTTTTACTGCTGGCAATTTATGGAACCAGTTATGCACAAACAAAAAAATATCTTGACCCGACCAAACCGATAGAAGAGAGAATTTCGCTTTTAATGAAAGAAATGACATTGGAAGAAAAAGTTGGCCAAATGAATCAGTACAACGGTTCATGGGATGTTACCGGACCTAAACCTGAATCGGGCTCTAATGAAGAAAAATACAATAATATCAAAAAAGGATGGGTTGGCTCCATGCTAACTGTTCGAGGCGTAAAAGAAGTGAGAGCCGTGCAAAAAATTGCTGTTGAAGAAACCCGTCTTGGAATTCCGCTCCTTTTTGGTTTTGATGTCATCCACGGCTACAAAACCTTAAGCCCAATTCCTCTGGCGGAAGCTGCCAGCTGGGATTTGGAAGCCATTAAAAATTCGGCTGGCGTAGCTGCTTTAGAAGCATCTGCTTCTGGATTAAACTGGACTTTTGCCCCTAATGTCGATATCTCAAATGATGCAAGATGGGGAAGAGTTATGGAAGGCGCCGGTGAAGACCCTTATTTGGGAAGTAAAATTGCCACAGCAAGAGTTAAAGGTTTTCAAGGCGAGCGTTTTGACCATACCAAAATCATCGCCTGTGCAAAACATTTTGCCGGTTATGGTTTTGTAGAAGCAGGCCGAGATTACAACAGCGTAGATATGAGCAATTCTAAACTATACAATACGGTGCTGCCTCCTTTTAAAGCGGCAAGCGACGCAGGAATCCGAACTTTTATGAATTCATTCAATACCTTAAACGGCATTCCCGCTACAGGAAATGTTTTTTTACAGAGAGATATTCTAAAAGGCTCATGGGGATTTAAAGGATTTGTGGTTTCTGATTGGGCATCAATAGCCGAAATGATCACACATGGTTATGCCGCAGATGGTGCCGATGCGGCTAAAAAAGCGGCTCTCGCAGGTTCTGATATGGATATGGAATCGAATATATATGTTACAGAACTGGCTAAACTGGTAAAAAATGGATCGGTAAAGGAAAGCGTGATTGATGATGCCGTGCGCAGAATCCTTCGCGTGAAATTTGAACTGGGCCTTTTTGACGACCCTTATAAATATTGTGACGAAGCTCGCGAAAAATCAGATATTGGCAGCAAAGCAAACAACGACGATGTTCTGGATATGGCCAAAAAATCGATTGTGCTATTAAAAAATGATAAAAATCTTCTGCCTTTAAAAAAATCGGGCGCTAAAATTGCTTTAATCGGCGCTTTGGCCAATGATAAAAACAGCCCTCTGGGAAGCTGGAGAATCGCCGCTGATGACAACACCACAGTATCGGTTCTGGAAGGAATGCAGCAATATAAAAACAGCGCATTAGTTTATGAAAAAGGAACCGATGTCGCTACCAACAAACAATCCTTTTTAGACGAAGTGAAAGTTAACACCACTGATTTTTCCGGATTTGAAGCGGCAAAAAAAGCGGCAAAAGAGGCTGAAATTGTGGTAATGGTGCTGGGCGAAATAGGCTTTCAAAGCGGTGAAGCGCGCAGCAGAACAGAATTGGCACTTCCAGGAAATCAGCAGCAATTGTTAGAAGAGGTTTATAAAGTAAACCCAAATATTGTTTTAGTCTTAAACAACGGACGTCCTTTGTCCATACCGTGGGCGGCAGAACATATACCTGCTATTGTTGAAGCATGGCAATTGGGAACGCAATCTGGCAATGCGATTGCACAGGTTTTGTACGGAGACTATAATCCGAGCGGCAAGCTGCCGATGTCCTTTCCAAGAAACGTAGGCCAATGCCCTATCTATTACAATCTGTACAATACCGGAAGGCCTACAGACAAAGACAATAATGTTTTCTGGTCGCACTATTCTGATGTCGAGAAAACTCCTCTATACCCATTCGGCTATGGATTAAGCTATACTTCTTTTGACTATAAAAACCTGAAAATTTCAAAACCTTCTTTTCAAAAAGGGGAAAAAATAGAAATCTCTGTCGATGTGGCCAATACAGGAAAGTTTGATGGAAAAGAAATCGTCCAGCTCTATATAAATGATCCTGTTGCCAGCATTGCAAGACCTGTAAAAGAATTAAAAGGCTTTGAGCTGATTGAATTAAAAAAGGGAGAAACCAAAACAGTCCAATTTATCCTAACAGACAAAGAACTTGGCTTTTATGACAACGACGGCAAATTTTTAGTAGAACCCGGCAAATTTAATATTATGGCGGGCTGGAATTCCAATAATGGGCTTACCGGTAAATTTGAGCTAAAATAA